In Lolium rigidum isolate FL_2022 chromosome 3, APGP_CSIRO_Lrig_0.1, whole genome shotgun sequence, the genomic window CTTTGTAGAATCCACAGGGAATACTGGCAGCACTGCTGATCAAGGATGACTACAAAAATTCGCGGAGCAAACTGTCTTTGAGTATGCAAGGTATTAAATGAAACCACCAAGTGCAGCCTTCTAAAAGCATCTAGAATAGGTAAACCCAAATTTGGAACAGAAAAGATGGAACACATTTTGGCAGGTGATTAAGATATCGACAATCACCGATCAAAATTGCTGTCAGTTTACATCTCTTTCAATCCAACTAACATCACTAGTAAATCGGCTTCACTGCAGCGACGTGGAGACGGTCCAGCCTCATTACACGCCACTCCGTAGTAATATACACCAGGTGCAAACCTTGCCCTTCCTATGAAAGCCTAGGGCATTTGTATGCCACACAGAACCCACGCACAAAAATATGTGAATGGAAAACAAGAAAAAAGGTAAGCTGTGGAGAGACATGTGTGTAAAACCATTAGGGTTATTCTGGCAAGCTATGATGGTCAATACAGATTGCCAGGCAAGCTGTTGCTGTGGCTGAAGAGAAGACCATGTGGAACCAAGTAGTGCAGGGGGCAGAGTGCTCTCAAGCTATCTTAGCATCAGATTAAACTATCTTTCTAGCAGTCTGTTCTCCAGATCCTTAACCACATGTTAATCTGATATGGTGTTAAACAACTACTATTGATGTAAATACAGATTGTAGAGCAAAAGCTGTCTTAGCAGATTAACTTGCTAGCATTCTGTTGTGTTAAACTATGAGTATATGATTAGTGTTAGCTTTGGAGGCCAGCAGGGTTGAAGTGCCTTGGTTCTTGGTTAAAATGGCACAGGACTGCATAAATAAAGCTGCAAAATCAATTTCAGTTGACGATATGAACTCGGTTATGCAGCACAAGCGATGACCACTGACCaacgatagatagatagatagatagtttTTCTTCTTGCACACATAAGCAACCACTGAGGATGTTCACAAAGCAGACCTCGACTCAAAGACACTAATTATGACATTAAAAAGTAGCATTCAAATACGGAAACGACGAGCAACACGGCAGGTTGTAGATTTACTCAAAGGCCCACTGGTTCTCCCTGCGGACCGCCTCTTCCTCCTCAGCGGTGAAGTCGTTCTTGATGTTGAAGGTCTTGCGGATCTCCTCCGGAGTCATGCCCTTGATCATGTCGGCGATGGTCTGGCAGGTGAGGTCCAGCAGCCCCTTGATGTTGAGGTAGTTGGCGGCGAGGCTAAGGTCAAAGAGGGTGGCCTTGTCGACGTTGACGAACTCGGCCTCCCAATTCTTGATGTCCTCCGTGGAGGACAGGGCAGAAGCGCCATCGGCCACGGGCTTGGCCGCCAGCTGGACGTGCTTTTTGCAATACTCAATTACCTTGGAGAGGATCTTGGAGTTCACGTTGGGGAGCGGGATCCCGTTGTCGGCGCAGTCGTCCTCGATCATGTGGCGGATCGTCTGCGACCCcatcgccaccgcctcctccacctcgaACTCCTCCCCGTCGTTGGACTTGAGCGTGATCATCTTCTTTGGGTCCTCGGCCGCCATGGGTGGGTGGAGGTTGGGGATCAGGGGTAGATTTGGGACGAGAGGAAACCCTAGCGAACGAGAAGGGGGCGGCTGCAGAAGAGAGAGGCGTCTGGAGGCAATGACCCAATGTCACCGAACGCTTAAGTAGAAAGTTTTTCCCTCAGGAAAAAAAACACCAGCAATCGGCCAAGGGTAGATTTGGGAGGACAGAAACCCTAGTGAGCGAGAAGGGAGCGGCTGAGAAGAAAGTAGAGGCAATGACCCGGTGTCGCCGAAGGCTTAAGTAGAAAGTTTttgccctcaaaaaaaaaaaaacactagcaATCAGCCGCCGATATTTTGTTTCCCGTCAGGACTACTCTAGAATCGTAGAATGGGTTCTATCTGAACTCTGAAGCTTACAATGTCCCACCAAAACAGGTACATCTAGATCTTTGTTTCCTAATTACTCCCACATATCTACGCAGAAAAAAATAGTAAGCAATAGGAGATGATAGGGAATACGAAACTGCTTTACGTGACACAGTGCGTCCAACTAACATACCAAGATAGCTCCTCATAACAGATTCATTCAGACTGAAACTAGCGAACCAGCACGAAAATAAACAGCAACAACTGCTACCCACAAGAGCGGTACAGATGATTTGCATCCATCTACAAGAACTCCCGGGCAACCTTTCTGAAGTCGGCAGGGAATACTAGTAGCACAATGCATCAAGGATATATGCAAGTTGAGTATGGAAGGTACTGAATGAAATTGTCAAGTGCAGCCTTCCAAAACATCTAGAATAGGCAACCCAAATTTGGAACAGAAAAGATGGAGCACCTATCGAAATTGTTGTCAGTTCGCATCTATTTTTATGCAGCGACAAGACAGTCCAGCATTACACATTACTCCGCAATAATATGTGAATGCAAAACATTGAGGTTATTCTGTAGGTTCCTGGGGTTTGTGTAGCATAGATTTACGCCAGCATTACACATTACTCCGCAATAATATACACCTGGCATAAATCTATGCTAAACAAACCCCAGGAACCCACACAAAAATATGTGAATGTAAAACAAGAAAAAAGGTAAGCTGTGAAGAAACATGTGTGTAAAACCATTGAGGTTATTCTGGCAAGCCATGATGTCAATACAGATTGACATAAGCTGTTACTGTGGCAGAAGAGAAGACCATGTCGAGGAGAGTTCTGCAGGGGCAGAGTGGTCTGAAGGTATCTTGGCAGCAGATAAACTATCTTGCTAGCAGTCTGTTCTCTAGATCCTTACCGGCTAAGCAAATCAGATGGTGTTAAGCAACTACTGTTGATGTCAGTACATATTGTATAGCAGAAGCAGTCTTAGCAGATTAAACTATCTTTGCTAGCAGTCTGTTATCCAGATCTTTACCCGCACATCATATATGCGCTAAACAAATCTAGATATTGTGTTTACAGATTGTAGAGCACAAACTGTCTTAAAAGATTAACTATCTTTGCTAGCAGTCTGTTCTGTTAAACCATGAGTATCAATCATTCGGTGGAGGAAGTGATAAAAATTAGGG contains:
- the LOC124703972 gene encoding SKP1-like protein 1, yielding MAAEDPKKMITLKSNDGEEFEVEEAVAMGSQTIRHMIEDDCADNGIPLPNVNSKILSKVIEYCKKHVQLAAKPVADGASALSSTEDIKNWEAEFVNVDKATLFDLSLAANYLNIKGLLDLTCQTIADMIKGMTPEEIRKTFNIKNDFTAEEEEAVRRENQWAFE